ATTTATAAACCTTTAAAAGGATTTGAATTACATTAAATAACACAAACAAttgaaaatgtttgtaaaatgttGATAACAACTTAGGCAGTGTAACCAGACAGTGAGTCTTTAGACTGTATTAATATTCATGATCCCCTGAGAATGGGACCATTCTGAAATCAAAACAATAGCCAAGTAATACCTGCTTTCAATTTCTGCAAAGTGTCTGTTAGCATCTTTGGTTGCCATCTTCCATCGTTTCTCTAGTGTAGACATCTTATTGTCACCAGTAATCCTCAAGTTACTCATGCtggcagccattttgtcttCACTGATGAACTGTTTGGATGGAGGTAGTTCATCATAGCTGTTGAATATATTCAAGATGACTCATCAATCATATCAGACAGGTTTGATAAATGCAGAGTTGCACTTTTCTTTAGACTCCTAATTGGTTTTGATTGCTACAGGAAACACGTGTTGCACTTTCTTAGACTCAAGTTTACTCTTACCATGCTCTTATTAACTTAAGAGGTCTTTAAGGGTGTGCGCTGTAATCAAAATTATGGCTTTACAATATTTATTGACAAGTAGTCAAAAGAAAGTTTGAGAGAATACAAGTAAATCATTTCCATATAGAATGTGCAACTAAACACATCAGCAAAAGTAAGATCCCCCCTCAACAATTCGCCCTAACATtgtaaggtaaaacattttaccaataaAACTAATCATAACGGTGCCAGGCGGTCATTGACAGGCGTGGTGGATACACGCGTTACTGGCATGCAGATTTGATAAACCTTTGTGACTTTTGAGAAGGGCAGTTTTTGTCTtcaatttgagctcattcagcTATGAATTCATGCACATCTTTCattttcaaacatcacttaggaaacatgtcatagaattttttcttaattagttgtattggtaaaatgttttaccgTACGATGTTATTACGAACTGTTGAAAGGGGAgggacttacttttgttgatgtgtttatttGGTCCTGGTGATGTAATTAATAAACAATAGTATTTCAGCCTTACCTATCCTCTAATGACATCTGGTTTCTTTTGCCATGAACATGCTCCCTTTGCTTCCACATGTTTTGAGCATTTTGCTCTCTCTTTCGCAACCTTCTGCAAAAAAGGTACATGCATGTAAAATAATAAGTCATCCCCAAGAAAAAAATCTCCTTttagtagtgactcgttcttaaacgtccgtttaaaaccttgcagggttgttgCCGTGCGCtacacacggcaattcgaccctgccgaccctacccttttattcccttagtaacAACGTGGGTCATCCTACATGTATTTTGAGTTGACTAAGCCTCACCTTATGAAGTTAATATCGTGAGGGCCAAGATTAGGTCTGAATGGAACATTACTGCTTGGACACTGTATCCTACTCTCCTCGCTATGCTGTCCAAATACATGTACTGGGGGGCTACCACCACTGTGACCAGGCATATCCAATGCACTTCTATTGAGTTCTTGGTGAAATGGATAATGAGGCCTATGATTTAAGACTGGTGCCCTCCTAGTCTGTGAACTCATGTCTCTATTAAATTGTGCACTGAATGTAACCTCAGGCAACAGATTTGCTGTGTGGTCTTGGTTCAATGATAGTCCATGGGTAACACCAGGTGGAGCTACTGGTCTCAACATCTGGGTATAACCCAGTGGTGCCTCTAGTCTTGGTTTACATGTGTTCTGTTGCAATGTAGGGTTGAGGCCTTGCTGAGAAGCATACACTCCCTCAGTCATGAGATTTGGTGTTTGGAGCTGACCATCCTGTAGGCCTGGTGTACCATGTGATGGCATAGTGTGTTGAGCTATGTACGGATGTGACACTGTTGCAGTAGATTGCAATGGTGCTACACAATGACTGGATGGAAAACCCTGAAGCCTCAAAGACTGTAGATACAGCTGGTTATCAGCAAGGAGTTGTGGAACAATGTCACTTTGATCCATCTGCTTTCAATTCCAGTAGTTCTAAGTAAACAAGTTGAGAAATAATACAATTAAGGCACGAGATATAATTAACGATGAATATGATAAAAAATTTAATACTAGTAACAAATGTCCTGAGGTTCACTTAGGAATTGACCTATTTCAtctgatgtcatcatcagaataatcttggatacgccattttggtggtcaatgtcaacgtgtgttattcagtgaagtgcgcaattttaggtgacgcggcattta
Above is a genomic segment from Asterias amurensis chromosome 6, ASM3211899v1 containing:
- the LOC139938436 gene encoding uncharacterized protein isoform X2, translating into MDQSDIVPQLLADNQLYLQSLRLQGFPSSHCVAPLQSTATVSHPYIAQHTMPSHGTPGLQDGQLQTPNLMTEGVYASQQGLNPTLQQNTCKPRLEAPLGYTQMLRPVAPPGVTHGLSLNQDHTANLLPEVTFSAQFNRDMSSQTRRAPVLNHRPHYPFHQELNRSALDMPGHSGGSPPVHVFGQHSEESRIQCPSSNVPFRPNLGPHDINFIRLRKREQNAQNMWKQREHVHGKRNQMSLEDSYDELPPSKQFISEDKMAASMSNLRITGDNKMSTLEKRWKMATKDANRHFAEIESRLSDSESDIESDSECKESGDNVYKRIEVSPELKTALSQKKGPLPDSIIKSMSSNCTQLVLWKPPSAYIDNIISLTKPDDVQQSSSVLPDRTAGMQEEIQSIISPSSTITQLFDSTDDDMDL
- the LOC139938436 gene encoding uncharacterized protein isoform X1, encoding MDQSDIVPQLLADNQLYLQSLRLQGFPSSHCVAPLQSTATVSHPYIAQHTMPSHGTPGLQDGQLQTPNLMTEGVYASQQGLNPTLQQNTCKPRLEAPLGYTQMLRPVAPPGVTHGLSLNQDHTANLLPEVTFSAQFNRDMSSQTRRAPVLNHRPHYPFHQELNRSALDMPGHSGGSPPVHVFGQHSEESRIQCPSSNVPFRPNLGPHDINFIRRLRKREQNAQNMWKQREHVHGKRNQMSLEDSYDELPPSKQFISEDKMAASMSNLRITGDNKMSTLEKRWKMATKDANRHFAEIESRLSDSESDIESDSECKESGDNVYKRIEVSPELKTALSQKKGPLPDSIIKSMSSNCTQLVLWKPPSAYIDNIISLTKPDDVQQSSSVLPDRTAGMQEEIQSIISPSSTITQLFDSTDDDMDL